Proteins co-encoded in one Nothobranchius furzeri strain GRZ-AD chromosome 4, NfurGRZ-RIMD1, whole genome shotgun sequence genomic window:
- the avpr1aa gene encoding arginine vasopressin receptor 1Aa has product MRTPADARLLSGENQTLRMGAPGNCTVHPNGSDPFARNEEVAQIEIMVLSITFVVAVIGNVSVLLAMYNTKKKMSRMHLFIKHLSLADLVVAFFQVLPQLCWEITFRFYGPDFLCRIVKHLQVMGMFASTYMMVMMTLDRYIAICHPLKTLQQPTKRSYIMIISTWVCSLVLSTPQYFIFSLSEIKNGSDVYDCWANFIEPWGGRAYISWITVSIFLVPVVILMMCYGFICHSIWKNIKFKKRKTLAGAAGMSGLIGKDSVSSVTTISRAKLRTVKMTFVIVLAYIICWAPFFTVQMWSVWDEKFQWDESENTAVTLSALLASLNSCCNPWIYMIFSGHLLQDFLHCFSCCLKLNADYKKEDSDSSIRRTTLLTRMTNRSPTDSTGYCRELENSPKASAQAE; this is encoded by the exons ATGCGCACACCCGCAGACGCGCGGCTCCTGAGCGGAGAGAACCAGACTCTGAGGATGGGAGCTCCTGGAAACTGCACCGTCCACCCTAACGGGTCGGATCCGTTCGCGAGGAACGAAGAGGTGGCCCAGATTGAAATCATGGTGTTGAGTATCACGTTCGTGGTGGCTGTGATCGGGAACGTCAGCGTGCTGTTGGCCATGTACAACACCAAGAAGAAGATGTCGCGGATGCACCTCTTCATCAAACACTTGAGCCTGGCGGACCTGGTGGTCGCCTTCTTCCAGGTGCTGCCGCAGCTCTGCTGGGAGATCACCTTCCGTTTCTACGGGCCAGACTTTCTGTGCAGGATCGTGAAGCATCTCCAGGTGATGGGCATGTTTGCGTCCACCtacatgatggtgatgatgaccctGGACCGCTACATAGCCATCTGCCACCCTCTGAAGACCCTCCAGCAGCCCACCAAGCGCTCCTACATCATGATCATCTCCACGTGGGTGTGCAGCCTGGTGCTTAGCACCCCGCAGTACTTCATCTTCTCCCTGAGCGAGATCAAGAACGGTTCGGACGTGTACGACTGCTGGGCGAACTTCATCGAGCCGTGGGGCGGGCGGGCGTACATCAGCTGGATCACCGTGAGCATCTTCCTCGTGCCCGTGGTGATCCTCATGATGTGTTACGGCTTCATCTGCCACAGCATCTGGAAGAACATCAAGTTCAAAAAGAGGAAGACGCTGGCCGGAGCTGCGGGAATGAGCGGGCTGATCGGGAAGGACTCCGTCAGCAGCGTCACCACCATCTCCAGGGCCAAACTCAGGACCGTCAAGATGACCTTTGTGATCGTCCTGGCGTACATCATCTGCTGGGCGCCGTTTTTCACGGTGCAGATGTGGTCGGTGTGGGATGAAAAGTTTCAGTGGGACG AATCTGAGAACACAGCAGTGACTCTGTCTGCACTTCTTGCCAGTCTCAACAGCTGCTGCAACCCCTGGATTTACATGATATTTAGTGGTCACCTCCTCCAAGATTTTTTGCACTGCTTTTCTTGCTGTCTCAAGTTGAACGCAGACTACAAGAAGGAGGACTCAGA